Within the Vairimorpha necatrix chromosome 10, complete sequence genome, the region AATAATTGAATACGATATGGATTTGGAATATGTAAACTCAgtatcatttaaaaataaaaaacctGCTGAACATTTAGATTTGACTTTTGATGGGAAAATGTTATTACTAGGCGGAgagtttaataaattaaatattttagatataGAAACTAATACAGTAGAACAAACAGTAAAAGTATCAAGAAACACTAAATGGAAGAATTATAAAgacaatttatataaaaatcaaatagaATCATGTGATAAATCAGAAATagtagaaatattaaaacttATACATAGTAAAAACCAGTATCAGTTTACATATTTGAGTAGAGAAGGCGTGTTTACTTATAATTGGTCTAGTAGTAAATATTTACCATTATTTATTGATCTTGAGAGTACGACAGAAGCACTTAGTAGGTAtttggaaaataaaaaatttttaaatgcaCTAATAGTAGCTCTAAAACTTAATGAAATGGAATGTTTGGAGAAGTTGATTGATATAGTACCTGAAGAAGAAGTATTTGGGATAGTCAAAATGGTGCCGAGTacatttatagaaaaattgaggatttttttaataaatcaaattaatgataataaaaagattgtGGGGAGTTATATGTGGATGAGATGGttaatatttaatcatGGGAAAGGGAATTATGAACAAAAAGTGTGTAAGAAAACGGGGGAGATGGGGTATAAAAGTACGATAgagaatatatttatatttgagaatttaatataataaaaaaaaatttatattttaaaagacaaaatatattgtaaatgTAGCtaatatattgtatttgtagctaaatatattgtaaatgtagctaaatatattgtaagtatatgatttataattgtaatttgcaaaattaaaaaattttagcaAATTAGATTTGTAAGTGATATTATTACagagtaaaaaatatctattaatttaatagacATATCTTATAGTAACGAATTttctaattatttaaaaactgatttaattttaatatttaaaatattgagGGGAATTTTGAGTTAATTTCTACAAATCTTtcataaagttttaaatcGAATCCTtctgaaattttattaactaCTTGTTCATTTAAAATACCATTTTCAACTATTCCTTTAATTCTTActattttagttttataaCTGTCTAATCCATTGTGCTTAACCAtgatttctttatttcCACTGCGTATGAAAATAATGTCATTGTCAATCTTTTCAATTTCACCAATGATTGagacatttttattttcaaaatttgtAAGGGAATTTACGAACATTTTAGGggtgaaaaaaaaattaattaaataacgGTAAAatgtagaaatttttaagtcacatattataaaataaaaagacaaTGGTATAAACTAAATTTTacacaaatattaatattaaataagtcatatatattaaaaaagaacaatatattgaaaataaaggCAGACTATGTTTTCTACAAGAAGAAAAATGTATGTATCTTCGTTGGAATAAACCGAAAAAACAGTTGAGCGCATGACGAGATGAAGCAAAAATACTGGCATTTTGTTTAATGAAAAGGAAGATGCATTTACATGTTATGTAATAAAtcaagaaaatgaaattaagataaaaaaatcgatGTTTCggcaaataaatttttattgattaaaGTTGACACAATTTTAATCACAGACTAAAATTCCTTGTAAGTAAGAGAAAGATAAATCATTACATACGGAACGAGAGACTTGAGATCTTCATGCAACTGATACTGTGTGATTCTTAGGTACAGTATCAACTGAATATTTAACTTGTCGGCAGAGCAAGCTTCGGCGTATCCATTAGTATTTTGCACCCGATAATCAAAGTTCATCTTAATCAACTtcgtttaaaaaaaatcgtagCTGATATAATTATCGAACATGTCCAGAAAACCAGATAAGACATTGTCTTACTGGTGCCTATAGTCCAGTGGTTAAATTAGATGCTTTCATTGGTCAATGCCCTAGTTTGAATCCTAAAAGGCAAAATGAGTATTTCTGCTTTCTATAATGCTGATATAACAACTCAGATGAAAATGTCCACGGTAATCATATAGTTGATTGCAATAGAACCTGTTTACAATTAGCCATAGAGGGGTTAGTATCCAGTATATAAACACACGTTATGGGCGAAAAAACAGTATTTACCTTGTGGTGACCTATCGATACATAAAGTTATATGATTTGTACGAGCAATTTTGAAACAATGATTGgtgcactctagagtggGATCCTAGAGCTAACTAAATAATCAGtgaaaaaacaagaaaggCTTCGTGGACCCAATCCTATAAGATTCTGTAACACGGTGGCCGAAACTAGTATTTGACTTATGGTCAACATAATCCAATAAAAATGCCGGGCTGGTGATGTAGCCGCGAATGCgatacataaaatttaGGGATCTTTGAGTTAGTACGATGATGTCTCTCCTGGGGTTATAGATAACCATGCCCGTTAAGTATATCCGCTGTGGCGTCACTCTGGTCGCGATATGAGGTACAAATGGAATGTGTTCTCCTGGATCAAAGTCCAAGAAATACGGCGGAGCTTGCCGCACCTGCAAGTTTTATTGGGGATTTGTAATGAGTAAGAATTTCACAGAACCAATTGGATAAAGATCAATCAAAACCCCTCTGATTCCTATGTAAGGTTTCTTCCTACCTTttacttgtaaaaaaagacattATCATACTCAAATAGAATATCTCTACTCCTACCATTATCCGCATCAGAACACGTCTCATTACGTTGCCATACCATCAAAATGCATTTTTTGGTTGCCTGTTtctatttttcaaataaaatatgtttagCGTGTGAATaattatctaaaatatGTTTCTTAGGACCTTCTGCTATTACTCTTCTAATTCTATCATTTGCCTCGCAGTACATAAAAGTGCGTCGGGCAAAGGCTTTTTTTCATGGGGCATATATTtcgatataaaaataaatataaaattatacttttttttaaacttacATTTGCTTTCTATCTAGATTCATTCCGCTTATGGTTAAACGCATGCAGGTTCAATACATCAACTTTACGATTACATATAAAGTATCATCATTATGAGGTTTTATACATCTCAGcataaaaagtatttagtATGTTTCAAAATCGAGTTCAAATTCTTTATGTATCTACACAATGATTTTATTCATTGACTCCGAGAACCTGCCAAAACATCGTTTTTAgcatttttcatataatattttaaaaaagtcGATAATGAAATTTTGATCTAAAGATAGGTTACATAAAGTTTACAAGCCTAAGGAAGTAAAATTAGAATTGTCAAGCTTTgtacttttaaaatacttttgTATTTggaatatataataaatattccaTACAAGCTTTAGATAGATGTTCCTTAGTATCAGGCAAGAAACAGAAAGAGCATGAACTTACTGGCTGAATCTTAAAATATGCTCAATCAGCCTAAAAGAAGTTAGTATAAAAGCTAAGCTTCTATTCGTCCTCGATGTTGATCTCCAAAGCAAGCTAAAAGGCTCTGAAAATTATACCctcaaataaatacaatttatCAGTAACGATTTATAGATATTAGACATCTGAAAAATTCATACATGTTAAAGTTATAtacaatttattaatatcttgaaatttatatggCATACTAAACCCATCAAAAgttcatatatttttaaagttaaatacagtttattaataacggtaaattaaataaaattgaaatgaTTGacattttacaattttatgAACTTAcaagttaaataaatttcattcATACGAAAACATATTCCTATCATATAAATGTTCATACACGGGTACATTCTCTTCTTCAATATAATGATTATTAATTACATTCTCATTTTCCATATAAGGTCCATTAGGCATGTTCTCATATAAATGTTGATAATGCTGATTGTTGGCCATATCCATAGCATAAATCTCAAAATTCTCATCATAATAGTAAGGCTTTCCTCCCATTTGATAATTAGTagtatttttacaatattcaGAAGCCTGTTgctgttttttatgtttggCTCTTCTATTTTGAAACCATACTTGCACACATCTTGGAGTCATAGATAATTGATCTCCGAGTTTCTTTCTCATACATGAATCTGGTCTGGGACACACTTCAAATGTCTTCtctaaaacttttaattgTGCTTTAGTCGTTCTTTTACGATGCTTTACATAAAATGGATCATAATATtgattaatattttcattttgaGATTggatttcaaaatttttatagtaattTCTCCCATATGGTTCCATACCCTTCAACtggaaattaaataaataattgaatttttaatttaaaactttcATGGCATTTTAATGAAAGTACGTAAAAATACACTTTTATCTCAAGTGTATTTTAAGTTTGATCATAccgtttttttaattaatttttaaacgttaaatacatataaacaaaattgttttataactaagagattttcattttttacttttttattttcactTTTAAGTACTTTTTTGCAATCATCAGTTACGTTAGcgtgtattttttaaaaatgatgaaggatttaaaaatcacGACATTTTTGACAGGCGCCAAGATGTTcaatttatagtaaattattattttattacgCAATAAAAGACTTCAGTTAATCTTCTATCTATATTTGAGTAATGAATGTTAAAtcttttctaataaaattgtatgctatcattttttaagataGCATTACAATGATACAAACAACAAGATCagtatatttgtatattacATGTAAATACCTATTTATTATTCAATgttaaa harbors:
- a CDS encoding homeobox domain-containing protein 3, which translates into the protein MEPYGRNYYKNFEIQSQNENINQYYDPFYVKHRKRTTKAQLKVLEKTFEVCPRPDSCMRKKLGDQLSMTPRCVQVWFQNRRAKHKKQQQASEYCKNTTNYQMGGKPYYYDENFEIYAMDMANNQHYQHLYENMPNGPYMENENVINNHYIEEENVPVYEHLYDRNMFSYE
- a CDS encoding replication protein A 14 kDa subunit — its product is MFVNSLTNFENKNVSIIGEIEKIDNDIIFIRSGNKEIMVKHNGLDSYKTKIVRIKGIVENGILNEQVVNKISEGFDLKLYERFVEINSKFPSIF